The following proteins come from a genomic window of Nostoc sp. ATCC 53789:
- a CDS encoding DUF3110 domain-containing protein: MITPMRVFVLIFNARTENEGIHTIREGDRNKILMFESEDDATRFALMLEAQDFPAPTPEPIDAEEIKEFCESAGYEWEIIPENSNLVVTPPELNVEQTDWQANAQKEDTVEDTFPLNQQPLEEPELSDSELEKMRRKLEGLL; this comes from the coding sequence ATGATTACACCAATGCGTGTTTTTGTGTTGATTTTTAACGCTCGAACGGAAAATGAGGGGATTCACACGATTCGGGAGGGCGATCGCAATAAAATTCTGATGTTCGAGTCAGAAGACGATGCCACGCGCTTTGCCCTAATGCTGGAAGCTCAGGATTTCCCCGCACCGACACCAGAGCCAATCGATGCTGAGGAAATCAAGGAATTTTGCGAAAGTGCTGGGTATGAATGGGAAATCATCCCAGAAAACAGCAATTTAGTTGTCACTCCCCCAGAACTGAACGTAGAACAAACTGACTGGCAAGCAAACGCCCAGAAGGAGGATACTGTTGAAGACACCTTCCCTCTCAATCAACAGCCACTAGAAGAACCAGAATTATCTGATTCTGAACTAGAGAAGATGCGTCGCAAATTGGAAGGATTGCTTTAA
- the murQ gene encoding N-acetylmuramic acid 6-phosphate etherase encodes MTNLQERGHLLTELVNPNSLNLDQLSSLELVELFNSEDQKAIAAVAAAKVQLAEAIDSTAERLRHGGRLFYIGAGTSGRLGVLDAAECPPTFCTPPELVQGIIAGGAGALVRSSEDLEDSIEDGEAAIAGRHITQLDVVVGITAGGTTPYVHGAIHAARQRGASTIFIACVPAEQVSIDADIDIRLLTGPEIIAGSTRLKAGTVTKLALNILSTGVMVKLGKVYGNRMVDVAVTNQKLRDRALRILQDLTGLSREAAGFLLERSGKWVKLALLMHWTGLEKEDGDRLLSEHQSNLRAAVMSYQNHNQS; translated from the coding sequence ATGACAAACTTGCAAGAACGTGGGCATCTTTTAACCGAGCTGGTAAATCCTAACAGTCTTAACTTAGACCAGCTCAGTTCTCTGGAATTGGTAGAACTGTTTAATAGCGAAGATCAAAAAGCAATTGCAGCGGTTGCAGCGGCGAAAGTTCAGTTGGCTGAAGCGATTGATAGCACCGCAGAGCGTTTGCGTCACGGAGGACGCTTATTTTACATTGGCGCGGGCACAAGTGGCAGGTTAGGGGTGCTAGATGCTGCTGAGTGTCCACCTACTTTTTGTACGCCCCCAGAGTTGGTACAGGGGATTATTGCTGGTGGTGCGGGTGCGCTGGTACGCAGTTCGGAGGATTTAGAAGATAGCATCGAAGATGGTGAAGCTGCGATCGCTGGGCGACACATTACCCAGCTAGATGTAGTTGTCGGTATTACTGCTGGTGGGACAACACCTTATGTCCACGGTGCCATTCATGCGGCTCGTCAACGAGGAGCCAGTACTATTTTTATCGCCTGTGTTCCGGCTGAACAAGTTAGCATTGATGCCGATATTGACATTCGCCTATTGACAGGGCCAGAAATCATCGCCGGTTCAACTCGCCTGAAAGCTGGTACAGTCACGAAGTTAGCTTTAAATATCCTTTCCACAGGAGTAATGGTTAAACTAGGTAAGGTTTATGGTAATCGTATGGTGGATGTAGCAGTAACAAATCAAAAGTTACGCGATCGCGCTTTACGAATATTGCAAGACCTCACAGGCTTAAGTCGGGAAGCTGCTGGTTTTTTATTAGAACGTAGTGGCAAGTGGGTTAAACTAGCATTATTAATGCACTGGACTGGTTTGGAAAAAGAGGATGGCGATCGGCTTCTTTCAGAACACCAAAGTAATCTTAGGGCAGCTGTTATGAGCTATCAAAACCACAACCAATCTTAA
- a CDS encoding response regulator, whose product MTHSELILSNNLVNEFKTCTQLQYNGKLNIKSSKGGQWTFYYRLGRIVWATGGTHPFRRWRRHMAQNCPQIDVDKLLLRSQDISIDYWDYRLLEIFYKKQRIQREQIQSIAESTIAELLFDLALQGNFASITCNRSQEVILETPMSFTSAEMSVKHMQDSWKTWSAAGLANFSPNLAPVLRRPEQLQQMVSLSVYKNFLNLINGKFTLLDLAVKMKQSVLPLTRSLLPYILKGIIELVEVPDMPLVVTETNNKPHTTQPKKPNAPLVACVDDSPQVCKMLEDIITSNGLRFIKIQDAVQALPTLIQDKPDLIFLDLIMPVASGYEICTQLRRISAFANTPVIILTGSDGLLDRVRAKVVGSTDFITKPVAPDKVMSIIRKYLPTLSVPIEKSKANV is encoded by the coding sequence ATGACCCACTCGGAACTTATTCTTTCAAATAATTTAGTTAATGAATTTAAAACTTGTACTCAACTGCAATATAATGGAAAATTAAACATTAAAAGTTCAAAGGGTGGCCAATGGACTTTTTATTATCGCCTGGGACGTATCGTTTGGGCAACAGGGGGTACTCATCCCTTCCGGCGCTGGCGTAGACACATGGCTCAAAACTGTCCTCAGATTGATGTTGATAAATTGCTGTTGCGTTCACAAGACATATCAATAGATTACTGGGATTACCGCCTTTTAGAAATCTTTTATAAAAAACAGAGAATTCAGAGGGAACAGATTCAGTCTATTGCCGAAAGCACCATAGCAGAATTATTATTTGACTTAGCATTGCAAGGAAATTTCGCTTCTATAACTTGCAATCGTAGCCAAGAAGTTATCCTCGAAACACCGATGAGCTTTACGAGTGCAGAAATGTCTGTAAAGCACATGCAAGATTCATGGAAAACTTGGTCAGCCGCAGGTTTAGCAAATTTTTCTCCTAATTTGGCACCGGTTTTGCGGCGACCAGAACAACTCCAGCAGATGGTAAGTCTATCTGTCTACAAAAACTTTTTGAATTTAATCAATGGCAAATTCACTCTCTTAGATTTAGCTGTGAAAATGAAGCAGAGTGTACTACCACTCACCCGTTCGTTGCTTCCTTATATCCTTAAAGGAATCATCGAATTGGTAGAAGTACCTGATATGCCGTTAGTAGTGACTGAGACAAACAATAAGCCTCACACTACACAACCAAAGAAACCGAATGCTCCATTAGTGGCCTGCGTAGATGATAGCCCTCAAGTCTGTAAAATGCTAGAGGATATTATTACTTCCAATGGACTAAGGTTTATTAAAATTCAAGATGCTGTACAAGCACTCCCAACCCTAATTCAAGATAAACCAGACCTAATTTTCTTGGATTTGATTATGCCAGTTGCCAGTGGTTATGAAATCTGCACTCAGTTGCGGCGAATATCAGCCTTTGCTAATACACCAGTGATTATATTAACAGGCAGTGATGGTCTTTTAGATAGAGTTCGTGCCAAAGTAGTCGGTTCTACAGATTTTATTACTAAACCCGTAGCGCCTGACAAGGTAATGAGTATAATACGTAAGTATTTACCTACATTGAGTGTTCCCATTGAGAAGAGTAAAGCCAATGTATAG
- a CDS encoding response regulator — MNTVLVVEDGLTDMEIISRYLQQAGYSVISATSSEEAQDKIDKNKPDLIFLDVILPGKSGFEICRELKNNPDTSKIPVVFCSTKNSDVDKIWGNMLGADGYLSKPIDREELVVILKRLIH, encoded by the coding sequence ATGAATACTGTTTTAGTTGTTGAAGATGGCTTAACAGATATGGAAATAATCAGCCGTTACTTGCAACAAGCAGGTTATTCTGTAATTAGCGCCACCAGTAGCGAAGAAGCTCAAGACAAAATAGATAAAAACAAGCCAGACCTCATATTTCTCGATGTAATTTTACCAGGAAAAAGTGGCTTTGAAATTTGCCGAGAACTGAAAAATAACCCCGACACTAGCAAAATACCTGTGGTTTTTTGCTCTACCAAAAATAGTGATGTAGATAAAATTTGGGGTAATATGTTGGGCGCTGATGGTTATCTATCAAAACCGATTGATAGAGAAGAACTAGTGGTAATTTTAAAGCGATTAATTCATTAA
- a CDS encoding chemotaxis protein CheW, with translation METKEKFLSFNLGVKDTAVISLQHITEVLQVSLPEICGVPQMSSSILGIYNWRGEMLWLVDLEAMLGYPPISQGANLISIMMAIVLENNGKYLGLLVKQLIDIEWLDIQQMKPPSSELFYPKISPFLQGYFINNSEDIIFNLDAITIIQSPIWKIHN, from the coding sequence TTGGAAACCAAGGAAAAGTTTTTAAGTTTTAATTTGGGAGTGAAAGATACAGCTGTCATTTCTTTACAACACATCACAGAAGTTTTGCAAGTATCATTACCTGAAATATGTGGTGTTCCACAGATGTCGAGTAGCATTTTGGGTATTTATAACTGGCGTGGTGAGATGCTTTGGTTAGTAGATTTAGAGGCAATGTTAGGTTATCCTCCAATTTCACAAGGAGCAAATTTAATTTCAATAATGATGGCGATTGTTCTGGAAAACAATGGTAAGTATTTAGGACTATTGGTGAAACAGCTTATAGATATTGAATGGCTGGATATTCAACAAATGAAACCCCCAAGTTCCGAACTATTCTATCCTAAAATATCACCTTTTTTACAGGGATACTTTATTAATAATTCCGAAGATATAATTTTTAATTTGGATGCGATCACGATCATCCAATCTCCCATCTGGAAGATTCACAATTAA
- a CDS encoding GAF domain-containing protein, with product MTFLYSNSHENEHLISEVENLNGNANIANIASNEISLLNAIAQEFKTWRRQLQDIATHLRQAPDIDTLLKITVAQIREKIGCDRALIYQFTSLDSGNVLAESRTLGWTPTLGENIPGIIFGLYTNQDYIEPVVIDDINQIQLTPYQKQLLDKFQIKASLSLPIVVEGKVWGLLAVNNCYSTRQWQEIEISLLSQVTTELLYKLQSFEFKREEEQRILAKKSVAKVIDKILRASNVDKIFQTTTQEVRQLLKCDRVGVYRFKPDWSGEFVAESVGNGWIKMVSPDFYMVWEDSHLQDTQGGRYAKGESFVVKDIYKMGHAQCHIEILEQYEMKAYIIAPIFSGEKLWGLLAAYQNSGPRDWQPWEESFVTQIGLQFGVAISQGEYLEQMHKKSEQLAQIVEQEKAFTKIVGRIRQSLDVDSIFKTTTQEVRQSLRCDRVAVYRFNPEWGGEFVAESVGTGWTKLVGPDIKTVLDDTYLQDTKGGRYVKGENFIVNDIYEVGLAPCHIEILEQFEARAYIIVPIFFGDKLWGLLAAYQNSSPREWQTWEVNFLVQTSLQFSLAKSQIDYLELVRLKSEKLAQIAEQEKAVTKISNRIRQSSDVEEIFKTTTQEVRQLLRCDRVAVYRFNPNWTGEFVAESVGHNWVKLVAPDIKTVWEDTHLQETQGGRYSQDESFVVNDIYQVGHSPCHIEILEQFEVKAYVIVPVFAGEQLWGLLAAYQNSGTRDWEESEVTLLARIGNQLGLALQHTEYLQQVQAQSAKLAEAAAREKAAKELLQQRSIQLLTALRPALNGDLTVRAPITEDELGTIADAYNNTLQALRQIVLQVQGAAQQVAQTSTKSEASLTGLTNLAQQQSEEITAALGEIQQMVDSTQAVVANAELVQVAVQQANETVESGDTAMNLTVQAIQGIRETVAQTSKKIKRLSESSQKISKVVNLIGNFATQTNVLALNAAIEATRAGEYGKGFAVVADEVRSLSRQSAAATIEIEKLVQDIQAETGEVAVAMEIGIQQVVEGTNLVSDTRQNLNAIVSATAEISQLIERITAATQKQMTQSVTVTKSMQDVAEIANKTFAESQEIAAVFQDLSGMAQELLTTASKFKVK from the coding sequence ATGACATTTTTGTATAGCAACAGCCATGAAAATGAGCATCTTATATCTGAAGTAGAAAATTTGAATGGGAACGCTAATATAGCAAATATTGCTAGTAATGAAATATCTTTATTAAATGCCATCGCTCAGGAATTTAAAACTTGGCGGCGACAGTTGCAAGACATCGCAACTCATCTGCGCCAAGCTCCAGACATTGATACACTACTCAAAATTACTGTAGCCCAAATTAGAGAAAAAATTGGCTGCGATCGCGCCTTAATCTATCAGTTCACTTCCCTTGATTCAGGTAATGTTTTAGCAGAATCTCGAACATTAGGTTGGACACCGACTCTAGGCGAAAATATTCCTGGAATTATTTTTGGTTTATATACTAACCAAGACTATATCGAACCTGTAGTTATTGATGATATCAATCAGATTCAACTTACCCCTTATCAAAAGCAACTACTAGATAAATTTCAAATCAAAGCTAGTTTGAGTTTACCGATAGTAGTAGAAGGTAAAGTATGGGGATTGCTGGCAGTAAATAATTGCTATTCAACGCGGCAGTGGCAAGAAATAGAAATTAGTCTGCTATCTCAAGTTACAACAGAACTGCTCTACAAATTGCAGAGTTTTGAATTCAAAAGAGAAGAAGAACAGCGAATACTAGCAAAAAAATCTGTAGCTAAAGTCATCGACAAAATTCTGCGGGCATCAAATGTCGATAAGATTTTTCAAACAACCACTCAAGAAGTACGTCAATTACTAAAATGCGATCGCGTCGGTGTCTATCGCTTTAAACCTGACTGGAGTGGCGAGTTTGTCGCTGAGTCAGTTGGTAATGGCTGGATAAAGATGGTCAGCCCTGATTTTTATATGGTCTGGGAAGATAGCCACTTGCAAGACACCCAGGGAGGACGTTATGCCAAGGGTGAAAGCTTTGTCGTCAAAGACATCTATAAAATGGGTCATGCTCAATGCCACATTGAGATTTTAGAGCAGTATGAAATGAAGGCTTACATCATTGCACCCATATTTTCTGGAGAGAAATTATGGGGCTTGCTGGCAGCTTATCAAAATTCTGGGCCTCGTGATTGGCAACCTTGGGAAGAAAGCTTTGTAACCCAAATTGGACTGCAATTTGGTGTGGCTATCTCGCAAGGCGAATATCTCGAACAAATGCATAAGAAATCTGAACAACTAGCTCAAATAGTTGAACAAGAAAAAGCTTTTACTAAGATAGTAGGGCGCATCCGGCAATCTTTAGATGTAGATAGCATCTTCAAAACAACTACTCAAGAAGTGCGTCAATCATTACGATGCGATCGCGTCGCCGTCTATCGCTTTAACCCTGAGTGGGGCGGTGAATTTGTGGCTGAGTCTGTGGGTACTGGTTGGACAAAACTGGTAGGCCCTGATATTAAAACCGTTTTAGACGATACTTACTTGCAAGATACTAAGGGAGGTAGGTATGTCAAAGGTGAAAACTTTATCGTTAACGATATCTATGAAGTAGGGCTTGCTCCCTGCCATATTGAGATTTTAGAGCAGTTTGAAGCCAGGGCTTACATAATTGTTCCTATATTCTTTGGGGATAAATTGTGGGGTTTGCTGGCAGCTTATCAAAATTCTAGCCCCCGTGAATGGCAAACCTGGGAAGTGAATTTTTTGGTTCAGACTAGCTTGCAATTTAGCCTAGCTAAATCACAGATAGATTATTTAGAATTAGTTCGGTTGAAATCTGAAAAGTTAGCTCAGATAGCGGAACAAGAGAAAGCTGTTACCAAGATCAGTAACCGTATCCGGCAATCTTCAGATGTAGAAGAAATCTTTAAAACAACCACTCAAGAAGTAAGGCAATTACTGCGATGCGATCGCGTCGCAGTCTATCGTTTCAACCCTAACTGGACTGGCGAATTTGTAGCGGAATCAGTAGGCCATAATTGGGTAAAACTGGTAGCTCCCGATATCAAAACTGTCTGGGAAGATACCCACTTGCAAGAAACTCAGGGAGGTCGATATAGCCAAGATGAAAGCTTTGTTGTAAATGACATCTATCAGGTAGGTCATTCTCCTTGCCACATTGAAATTTTAGAGCAATTTGAAGTCAAAGCTTATGTAATTGTTCCTGTATTTGCTGGGGAGCAATTGTGGGGTTTGCTGGCAGCTTATCAAAATTCTGGAACTCGTGATTGGGAAGAATCAGAAGTCACGTTGTTAGCACGCATTGGGAACCAATTAGGACTGGCATTACAACATACCGAATATTTGCAGCAGGTACAAGCACAGTCAGCAAAATTAGCAGAAGCAGCCGCACGAGAAAAGGCAGCCAAGGAGTTACTACAACAACGATCTATTCAACTCTTAACAGCCCTTAGACCCGCCCTTAACGGTGACTTAACAGTACGCGCACCCATTACAGAAGACGAACTAGGCACGATCGCTGATGCTTACAATAATACCCTGCAAGCGCTGCGGCAAATAGTTCTTCAAGTACAAGGGGCTGCTCAACAAGTTGCTCAAACTTCTACCAAAAGCGAAGCTTCACTGACGGGACTGACTAATCTGGCACAACAACAATCTGAGGAAATTACCGCAGCATTAGGCGAAATTCAACAGATGGTGGACTCTACTCAAGCTGTGGTGGCGAATGCCGAATTAGTGCAAGTTGCGGTGCAACAAGCCAATGAAACTGTAGAGTCTGGCGATACAGCGATGAATCTGACTGTACAAGCAATCCAAGGAATTCGTGAAACCGTTGCTCAAACCAGCAAAAAGATTAAACGCCTCAGTGAATCTTCGCAAAAAATCTCTAAAGTGGTGAATTTGATTGGTAATTTTGCCACACAGACAAACGTACTGGCTCTGAATGCGGCTATTGAAGCTACCCGTGCCGGTGAATATGGCAAAGGCTTCGCAGTTGTAGCCGATGAAGTCCGTTCTTTATCTCGCCAGTCAGCAGCAGCAACCATCGAAATAGAAAAATTAGTCCAGGATATTCAAGCAGAAACCGGGGAAGTTGCAGTAGCAATGGAAATTGGTATTCAGCAGGTAGTAGAAGGCACAAATCTTGTCAGTGACACTCGCCAAAACTTGAATGCGATCGTTTCTGCAACTGCCGAAATTAGTCAGCTAATCGAGCGAATTACCGCAGCGACTCAAAAACAAATGACCCAATCTGTAACAGTCACAAAATCAATGCAAGATGTAGCAGAAATTGCTAATAAAACTTTTGCTGAATCTCAAGAAATTGCGGCTGTGTTTCAAGATTTATCAGGGATGGCGCAAGAGCTATTAACAACTGCTAGCAAGTTTAAAGTCAAATAA
- a CDS encoding hybrid sensor histidine kinase/response regulator — MITDNEIREQGYIYFLAEAPELVQIIEQELFSLSEGYSTAKVHNLMRATHTLKGGAANVGLEVIKIIAHFLEDVFKALYNPNVVIDAELQTLLLQAYECLSIALNTELIGSTVNDEELINRATSVFSQLQEKLGDAFGDEAHIPTSEELGFDIVQSVFEVGVEQRLNSIAEAVNNPPNNNEFIELLQSQAEVFFGLAESLNLPGLGEISQTILSALQANPTQVQQIAEIALADLQQAQKLVLEGDRTSGGETSLALRKLTLVANNELSEKLRNNSSAEIFVINEEQFYQFLTTSDNNKNESVNTTTAKFYIKVIRYILGWFNHEIEIPEAELNLDLLVPRLGRENLLDYIENWLRKFLDFVQDEQDSQSLCIYRHGIILIILFAVTKFQNFVNKSDGYISVIKILQNRIHRLAEEYKNYPPVTTEEKNWLDISKLQTLLVFKEISKSVSSQTTDNFLETIWGGEVSQNLTEPVVTTLNDDYSEKVDSLSLNEQVAIGVTETAIEVMPDLATQLNKEIEDKSQYVQTKNFRQPSFIRVDTERLQHLNYLAGELLIHQKRRTLQDEQVKEIIDQLIRQITRHQKTLNELRDLPLQIPNSTSQQTQNFAVKFDSLEMDVYTEFHTTLHEAIEEILQLQETTESLELLVTQAAQISDKQENLTLNIIESLVEARMLPLGNILNRFPQMVNKLGNVYAKLVELKLTGTEVLVDKAIAEKLYDPLLHLVRNAFDHGIEASQLRRELGKPEKGLIEIRAYHQGSHTIIEVRDDGQGLNLDRIRTKAAELYPIQTEEKIRSYASNLAEPELLDMIFSPGFSTAGKVTEISGRGMGLDIVRTQMNALNGSISVQSLPNQGTIFILKIPFSMTTEKLMLVQAKGVIYALLSDSIQKILIPSEQQIKEIEGQKVLHWNTDNDETMVSLRHLSKLINYNDSFLNTAVTYNTSNTDDPSIAKNPVLLLRRNQGMFALEVDQIIGEQELVIRPLGNAIAPPKYVYGCSSLPNGNLILVIDASLLVKSSEIQQTTLDIMALPVASPSNKKALAISGDTFASTPLLTASTSIKTIETQPSYSQKPDHKSPKVVLVVDDAISLRQTISLTLQKSGYQVIQAQNGVEALEKLQLHPEIQVVVSDLEMPRMNGFELLGNFRQYPKLAKIPVVILTSRSSEKHRQLAQELGAKAYLTKPYLENEFLSTIKGLINSNADDLNDLLMVVNH, encoded by the coding sequence ATGATTACAGATAACGAAATTCGCGAACAAGGATACATCTACTTTCTAGCTGAAGCTCCAGAATTAGTACAGATTATTGAACAAGAACTATTTAGCTTATCGGAAGGTTATAGCACTGCTAAAGTCCATAATTTAATGCGGGCTACTCATACACTTAAAGGTGGTGCTGCTAATGTTGGGCTAGAAGTTATTAAGATAATAGCCCATTTTTTGGAAGATGTATTTAAGGCTTTATATAACCCAAATGTAGTAATTGATGCTGAACTACAAACACTTTTATTACAAGCCTATGAGTGTCTTAGCATAGCATTAAATACTGAGCTAATAGGCAGCACTGTGAATGATGAAGAACTAATAAATCGAGCAACTTCAGTGTTTTCACAGTTACAAGAAAAGCTAGGTGATGCGTTTGGTGATGAGGCTCATATTCCCACTTCTGAGGAATTGGGATTTGATATTGTCCAGTCAGTTTTTGAGGTGGGAGTAGAGCAACGTCTAAACAGTATTGCTGAAGCTGTTAACAATCCACCAAATAATAACGAATTTATTGAATTATTACAGTCCCAAGCTGAGGTATTTTTCGGTTTAGCAGAATCTCTAAATTTGCCTGGATTGGGAGAAATTTCTCAAACAATTTTATCAGCACTGCAAGCAAATCCCACTCAGGTACAGCAAATCGCTGAAATTGCCCTTGCAGATTTACAACAAGCACAAAAGTTGGTATTAGAAGGTGATCGTACATCTGGTGGAGAAACTTCTCTAGCTTTGCGAAAACTCACGCTAGTCGCAAATAATGAGTTATCTGAAAAATTACGAAATAATTCATCTGCTGAAATCTTTGTTATCAATGAAGAGCAATTTTACCAGTTTCTTACTACATCTGACAATAATAAAAATGAATCTGTAAATACAACAACTGCCAAGTTTTATATAAAAGTAATTCGCTACATTTTGGGTTGGTTTAATCACGAGATAGAAATACCAGAAGCAGAGCTTAATTTAGATTTACTTGTTCCCAGGTTAGGAAGAGAAAATCTACTTGATTATATTGAAAATTGGCTGAGAAAGTTTCTTGATTTTGTTCAAGATGAACAAGATAGCCAAAGTCTTTGTATTTATAGACATGGGATAATTTTAATCATCCTATTTGCCGTCACAAAGTTTCAGAATTTTGTTAATAAATCTGACGGCTATATCTCAGTCATTAAAATATTACAAAATCGAATTCATAGATTAGCAGAAGAGTATAAAAACTATCCTCCTGTTACTACCGAAGAAAAAAATTGGCTTGATATTTCCAAACTGCAAACGCTGTTAGTTTTTAAAGAAATATCTAAATCTGTATCTTCTCAAACTACTGATAATTTTCTAGAGACAATATGGGGGGGAGAAGTTAGCCAAAACCTGACAGAGCCAGTGGTGACAACTCTAAATGATGATTATTCAGAAAAAGTTGATTCATTAAGTCTAAATGAGCAGGTAGCTATAGGAGTTACTGAAACAGCCATTGAAGTTATGCCTGATTTAGCTACACAGCTCAACAAAGAAATAGAAGATAAATCACAGTATGTTCAAACTAAAAACTTTCGTCAACCTTCATTTATTCGAGTAGATACAGAAAGACTGCAACACCTCAATTATTTAGCTGGAGAATTACTGATTCATCAAAAAAGACGTACTTTGCAAGATGAACAAGTTAAAGAAATAATTGATCAATTAATACGGCAAATTACTAGACACCAAAAAACTTTAAATGAATTACGCGATCTCCCATTACAAATACCAAATAGTACCTCACAACAAACGCAAAATTTTGCGGTGAAATTTGACTCTTTAGAAATGGATGTATATACAGAATTTCATACAACATTGCATGAAGCAATAGAAGAAATACTGCAACTACAAGAAACCACAGAATCTCTTGAATTGCTCGTGACGCAAGCTGCTCAAATTAGTGACAAACAAGAGAATTTAACTCTTAATATTATAGAGAGCTTAGTAGAAGCACGAATGTTGCCTTTGGGCAATATTCTAAATCGTTTCCCCCAGATGGTAAATAAGTTGGGGAATGTTTATGCCAAACTTGTAGAATTGAAACTTACTGGTACTGAGGTACTAGTAGATAAAGCGATCGCAGAAAAACTCTACGATCCGTTATTACATTTAGTACGGAATGCTTTTGACCACGGGATTGAAGCTTCACAACTTCGCCGAGAGCTTGGGAAACCAGAAAAAGGATTAATCGAAATTCGCGCTTATCACCAGGGTAGCCACACTATTATCGAAGTTCGGGATGATGGTCAGGGATTGAATTTAGACAGAATTCGCACAAAAGCTGCTGAATTATATCCCATACAAACTGAAGAAAAAATTAGAAGCTATGCTTCTAATCTGGCAGAACCTGAACTTTTAGACATGATATTTTCACCTGGATTTTCTACTGCCGGTAAAGTGACTGAAATCTCTGGGCGCGGTATGGGGTTAGATATTGTGCGGACTCAGATGAACGCACTTAATGGCTCAATTTCAGTTCAATCCTTACCCAACCAAGGAACAATATTCATACTCAAAATTCCTTTTTCTATGACTACAGAAAAATTAATGCTAGTTCAAGCCAAAGGTGTTATTTATGCCCTTCTTTCGGACAGTATCCAAAAAATATTGATTCCCTCCGAGCAGCAAATTAAAGAAATTGAAGGTCAAAAAGTCTTGCATTGGAACACAGACAATGATGAGACTATGGTCAGCCTCCGTCACCTTTCAAAATTGATTAATTATAATGATTCATTCTTGAATACTGCTGTTACATACAACACATCAAATACTGACGACCCAAGCATAGCGAAAAATCCAGTGCTTTTGCTCCGACGAAATCAGGGAATGTTTGCTTTGGAAGTTGACCAAATAATTGGTGAACAAGAACTGGTCATCAGACCTTTAGGAAATGCGATCGCACCGCCAAAATACGTTTATGGTTGTAGTAGTTTACCCAATGGTAATCTCATCTTAGTGATTGATGCTTCATTGCTGGTCAAATCTAGCGAGATCCAACAAACAACACTTGATATCATGGCGTTACCAGTAGCTTCTCCCTCAAATAAAAAAGCCTTGGCGATATCGGGAGACACTTTTGCATCTACACCATTACTTACTGCATCTACTTCCATAAAAACGATAGAAACTCAACCCAGTTATTCTCAAAAGCCAGATCATAAATCACCAAAAGTTGTTTTAGTAGTAGATGACGCAATTAGTTTGCGCCAAACTATCTCTCTCACTCTACAAAAATCGGGCTATCAAGTAATACAAGCTCAAAATGGTGTAGAAGCTCTAGAAAAGTTGCAGTTACATCCAGAAATTCAAGTTGTCGTCTCCGATTTAGAGATGCCACGAATGAATGGTTTTGAGTTGTTGGGCAATTTCCGTCAATACCCCAAATTAGCAAAAATCCCTGTGGTGATTCTCACTTCTCGCAGCTCTGAAAAGCATCGCCAACTTGCTCAAGAATTAGGTGCAAAAGCTTACTTAACTAAGCCTTATTTAGAAAATGAATTTCTTTCTACAATTAAGGGGTTAATTAACAGTAATGCAGATGATCTAAATGATTTGCTCATGGTGGTAAATCATTAA